The following is a genomic window from Coleofasciculaceae cyanobacterium.
GATGCTAATTACAGTCCAGCTATTTAGCGGTAAATTACGTCATTATCAGGCAGAAATTCAAGAAAAACTTTCAGATCTCAGTGAGCTAATCCAAGAAGATATGAGCGGCATGGCTCTAATTAGGATTTATGCCCAGGAAAATCAAGAAAGAGAGGCATTCAAGCAAAAAAATCAGAAGTTGTTAGAGGCAAACCTCAAGTTAGCCAAAATTAGAAATCTGCTTTTTCCCATTATTGAAGGAATTTCCTATGTCAGCCTCTTAATTCTTTTATGGCAGGGTACAGCAGCGATCGCCAGCGGTCAAATTACCGTGGGTGACTTTATTGCTTTAGTTTTATTTGTCGAAAGATTAGTTTTCCCTACCGCCTTACTAGGGTTTACAATCACCGCTTATCAACAGGGAGAAGTCAGTATAGATCGGGTTGAGTCCATTACCAAAGCCGAACCCAAAATTAAAAATAGTTCTAATCCGATTGTCCTGCCTTTAGAAGATATTAAGGGAGAAATTACGGCGCGCCACCTTACCTATACTTATCCAGGTTCTCATACTCCAGCTCTGTATGATGTCAACTTTAACATCAAGCCAGGAGAAACCGTTGCGATCGTAGGTTCGATTGGTTCAGGTAAGTCTACTCTTGCTAACGCCATTCCTCGCTTGCTGAATATACCAGCCGGAGAACTATTTTGTGATGATTGCGACGTCACTAAGCTAGATCTCGCTTCTCTGAGAAAAGCGATCGCCTATGTACCCCAAGATAGCTTTTTATTCAGCACCACGATTAAAAACAATATCCGCTATGGCGAGCCATTAAGCGAAAGTACGGAAGTTGAGCAAGTAGCCAAACAAGCACAAATTCACCCAGAAATTCTGACTTTCCCCCAAGAATATGAAACTTTAGTTGGAGAAAGGGGGATTACTCTTTCTGGCGGACAAAGACAGCGAACTTCCCTAGCTAGAGCCTTGTTAGCAGAAGCCAAAGTACTGATTTTAGACGATGCCCTTTCCAGCGTCGATAACGAAACTGCTACCAAAATTTTAGATAGCCTATCTCCGACAAGAGCTAAAAAAACCGTCATCTTTATTTCCCATCAACTATCCGCAGCAGCCACCTGCGATCGCATTTTAGTTATGGATGAAGGCAAGATTGTCCAAGATGGAACTCATGAAATTCTACTGCAAGAAGCGGGACTATATAAATCTCTGTGGGAACAACACCAACTAAAAGAGGTCTTAAATTAAAACATTACTAGTCTGAAATATGAGCGCGATCGTTGAATTACTATAGCTTTTGGCTCTCAGCTCTTAGATTTTTGCTTTTTATATCTTGATTCAGCAAGCTTTGTCGTGAACACCAAAAAATCATTCCAACTTATTACTTCATTTAATCCACATCTATTTAATCTCTACCGGAGTTGAGTTAATGGGTAAGTCTGGTTTTGCTCTGGTTTATCATCCCGATTATGTTGCCCCACTGCCCGATGCCCATCGCTTTCCCATGCCCAAGTTTAAGATTCTACGAGACTTACTGCTCAAAGATGGGGTAGTTGAACCAGAACAGATCCAGCAGCCAGAA
Proteins encoded in this region:
- a CDS encoding ABC transporter ATP-binding protein, encoding MANSRLQKLGNYLRPHWRTVLWGTVALVIVNALGVYIPLLIRDSIDQLQGEFSFNQLSRTALWLLVLSAIMWTFRMLSRTSIFGVGRQVEFDLKQRIFQHLLTIEPGYFSNNTSGDLINRATSDVDNIRRLVGFAVLSFINIIFAYAFTLPAMLRIHVRLTILAIAVYPVMLITVQLFSGKLRHYQAEIQEKLSDLSELIQEDMSGMALIRIYAQENQEREAFKQKNQKLLEANLKLAKIRNLLFPIIEGISYVSLLILLWQGTAAIASGQITVGDFIALVLFVERLVFPTALLGFTITAYQQGEVSIDRVESITKAEPKIKNSSNPIVLPLEDIKGEITARHLTYTYPGSHTPALYDVNFNIKPGETVAIVGSIGSGKSTLANAIPRLLNIPAGELFCDDCDVTKLDLASLRKAIAYVPQDSFLFSTTIKNNIRYGEPLSESTEVEQVAKQAQIHPEILTFPQEYETLVGERGITLSGGQRQRTSLARALLAEAKVLILDDALSSVDNETATKILDSLSPTRAKKTVIFISHQLSAAATCDRILVMDEGKIVQDGTHEILLQEAGLYKSLWEQHQLKEVLN